The DNA window CTCGCGCTCCAGGTCTTCGTGATCGCGGGCGGTGTCATGGGGCTGATCCCGCTGACCGGCATGGCGATGCCGTTCCTCGCGCAGGGCGGCTCGTCCGTCGTGACCAACTGGATCATCGTGGCGCTGCTGATGCGGGTCAGCGACTCGGCCCGCCGTCCACAGCCCGAGCACGTCGAGACCGGCGTCATCGCGCCCATCGTGGAGGTCGACCAGTGATCCGCTACATCAGACGGGCGGCCGGGTTCTGTCTGCTGCTGCTCGTCGCGCTGTTGCTGAACGCCGCCCGCGTCCAGGTCTTCCAGGCGGAATCGCTTGACGACAATCCCGCCAACCGGCGTAAGACGATCGGCCGTTACGAGCAGAAGCGCGGCAACATCGTCGTGGACGGGAAGCCGGTCACCGGGTCCAGGGACAGCGGCGAGCAGCTCCGGTACGAAAGAACGTATCTGCACGGACCGTTGTACGCGCCCGTCACCGGCTACGCCTCCCAGACGTACGGCACGACCTTCGTCGAGAACGCCGAGGACGACGTCCTCTCCGGCACCGACCCGCTGCTCGCCCCGCTCCCCCTGTGGAACGAGATCACGCGCTCGCGCCAGCCGGGCGGCAACGCCGTGACGACGATCAGGGGCGCGGTGCAGCGGGCGGCGTACAGCGGGCTGGGCGGCAGGAAGGGCGCCGTCGCCGCGGTCGAGCCGTCGACGGGGAAGATCCTCGCCCTGGTCAGCAGCCCGTCGTACGACCCCGAGCAGATCTCCGGGACGGGGCGGCGGGTCACGGACGCGTGGGCGCGGCTGAACGGCTCGCCGAGTCAGCCGATGCTCAACCGGGCGATCCGGCAGACGTACCCGCCGGGGTCCACCTTCAAGATCGTGACGGCTGCGGCGGCGCTCGACACCGAGGTGGTGACGGACATCGGCGCCCCGACGAAGACCCCGGAGCCGTACGTCCTGCCCGGCACCAGCACCACCCTGCCCAACGAGGCGAGCGGCTGCCGGGACGCGTCGCTGGAGTACGCGATCCGGGTCTCGTGCAACACGGTGATGGCGGAGCTGGGCGTGCGGGTGGGCATGGCCGGAATGCTCGACACGGTGCAGAAGTTCGGTTTCAACGACGACGGCCTGAGGGTCCCGTCCCGGGTGTCCGCGAGCAGTTTCGACACCAGCATGACCGCCGACCAGCTCGCCCTGTCCTCCATCGGCCAGTACGACACGAGGGCGACACCGCTCCAGATGGCGATGGTGGCCGCCGCGGTGGCCAACGGCGGCGAGCTCAAGTCCCCGTACCTGGTGGACAGGACGACGGACGCGGACGGCGACGTCGCCTCGCAGTACAGCCCGAAGTCCCTGCACCAGGCGATGAACCCGTCCACCGCCACCCAGCTCCAGCAGATGATGGTCGACGTGGTGGAGAACGGGACGGGCACGAACGCGGCGATCCCGGGCGTCCGGGTGGGCGGCAAG is part of the Streptomyces agglomeratus genome and encodes:
- a CDS encoding penicillin-binding transpeptidase domain-containing protein; translation: MIRYIRRAAGFCLLLLVALLLNAARVQVFQAESLDDNPANRRKTIGRYEQKRGNIVVDGKPVTGSRDSGEQLRYERTYLHGPLYAPVTGYASQTYGTTFVENAEDDVLSGTDPLLAPLPLWNEITRSRQPGGNAVTTIRGAVQRAAYSGLGGRKGAVAAVEPSTGKILALVSSPSYDPEQISGTGRRVTDAWARLNGSPSQPMLNRAIRQTYPPGSTFKIVTAAAALDTEVVTDIGAPTKTPEPYVLPGTSTTLPNEASGCRDASLEYAIRVSCNTVMAELGVRVGMAGMLDTVQKFGFNDDGLRVPSRVSASSFDTSMTADQLALSSIGQYDTRATPLQMAMVAAAVANGGELKSPYLVDRTTDADGDVASQYSPKSLHQAMNPSTATQLQQMMVDVVENGTGTNAAIPGVRVGGKTGTAQHGTDNTGTPYAWFISWAHEDGDSQPAVAVAVVVEDASADRADISGGGSAAPIARAVMRAALAD